TCTCAGCGCCCTGAAACAACAACAATTTGCAAGCTAGATTAATATACTAACAGACAGCACTATTAAGATCCTGATAACCGACAACAAAGCAACAAGAAAATAGCAACAGCTATTTGCTCACCAATTTGATGAAAACATCATCTTCATTCTTCTTGTTTGATAGAAGTTGCATGGATTCAAATTCCTTATCCAAATTAACCTTTCTTTCTTCAGGCTTCTGAGCCAGCAAAGCCTTCCTCTTCTCCTCCAGTAATTTCTCATACTCCTCAAGGGTCATCTCCTGCAAAGCAAGTCTACATCAATGTTGAACAGTATACTATTTCAATCCTATTTTACAGATCTGCAGGTACTGTCCATTACAGTACCATGTCATTCTTCAAAAAAAAacaccaaataacaaataaagGCAAATGATCAATCAGGCCTCCACCAGTTAAAATCTTAGTCAAAGGGACGGACCCAGTTGAAACAAAGAACAATCTCAGTAAATTTTCTATTCTCTAAAGTTGGCTCACTGCTATGTCACGGAAACTTTTTCTTGGCAGGTGGGAGCTGTAGAAAATTTAAAGGACAAACCATCTTGAAGTTCTCCAGCTCTCTTTCATGTAGTAACAAAGGACCGAGGAGAAATTTCAAGAACAGTTGATGCTATGTGACAAGTACCTCAAAATTTCAGTTAGAGGTTGCTTTGCTACAGTCCAGATCTCAAAAATATTAAAGGGTGCTGAAAAAGGTATGACATTTCTTTACAACAGACCACTAAAGGGTGCTGATTTAAAAACTACTTACAGAAGTAAAAGCTCCCTATCTACATAGGAAAGCAATCTATCAAATATAGGATTCACAGCAAAAAGACAAGATATAAACAGTTAATTTAACATTTGAAATAGTAAATTGCTTTAATCAACGTACAAGACGAAAGAACTCCACAGCTTCAGATACTTTTCTGAATTCTCATTCCATAATAAAATCCCTAGGGGCTTCCACGTGGGTAGACTAGTAAATAAACCTTTAGAAATGATTATGCAAACACTCCTTTCCCAAACTGATTTAAGTGACACCACAGTCAAGGGACTGAAGGCTGAAACCAACACCACCCCTCTACCCCCAATAAGAAGATTGCGTAGTATGATGAAATATAAATTTGCACAACAAGACATTGGGTAATATAAAAAaggcaaaaaaacaaaaaattaacagTTACTTTCTCCTCAGGCTCCTTCTCTTCTGGCTCAGCAACAGATGAATCCTTTTTGGCATCTCCAGCATCTTCCTCCCCAGCTGGTTTCTCAGAATCAACAATCTTCTCTCCTTCAGCAGCAGGCTCCTCTGTCTCCCTGACCATTGAAGAGGCAACCATTAGATAAGAAACAATTATTGTCGTCTAAGGAGGGGAAGGGAAAGCATGATTAGGAGACCAAATGAGATGAAGATTCTCACGGTGCAATCTCATCTGTGGGAGTTCCCCAGTTCCCACGACCAGCACCCTCCCGTTTAAAGTCATTCCTATACAGAACAATAAAGATACATATCATGCATTTGAGAAACCAACAGTTGCCAATATAACAACATTAAGTTCATTTGAACCATCTCAAAccaaaaaaatggaaaatggatTTCGTCATTCAAGAGAATTCCCAGCAAAACAACTTACCCACGTCCAGTTCCACTTCGTCGATCATATACTCTGCGTGGGCGATCACCTTCTCCACCTTCCTCATTGTTGAAACCGCCCCGGCGTCCCCCACGGAATCCTCCACGAGGTCCACCGTATCCACCACCTCTCCTTTCAAAGGTCCTTCCTGACTCTCCATCCTCTGGTGCTTTGTACACTCCAGAGAAACCATTATTGTTACCCAAAGTATTCTCACCATCAGCAACATCCTGATTAAACCCACGTCCCCGTCCGCCGCGACCACGGCCTCCTCCACGCGGACCCCCACGGCCTCCTCGTTGGCCTTCATACCTGGACTCCCTCACTGCTCAAAAAACATTGCAGATATAAGCAATGGGAACATTATACTCCCTCCTTTCTGTTTTATAAGATAGATTTCAGTTGAAACAGAATTTAAGATGTTACTTAATATTATGCTAATGGTAGATGAAAAATATTAACATAATGGTTAACAAGTTAGTAGAATGAGAAAGCATCAGATCAAAGTTCAAATTGTTTAACAATTTTGAATTCTTAGTAATTTCAAACATTAGTGAAAGACCCAAAATCAAAATAATGCCAAATAAATTGAAAAAGGATTTAATACGTCATCAGAAAGAACAGTATACTTTCATTTACTTATTCCCTACCATAACATAGAACATAAAATAAAATGCTGAAATAATTTGAAAGAAGAACTATGCCTAATAACAACCATTTGTACAACCTAGAATTGCCTCCATGTAAGAGAGACACAATCACATACTATGTAGGAGCACAGTCCTACTCTTGctaagggcaaagaaacaacaaaTACTTGAAAGTACCACATAATTTTTTCCTGGCAGCTAGTCAACAATAATAACAGATAAGATAGAAgaatttggtccaaaaaaaagTGGTATCTCACTAACTACTTTATCCAATCAAATAAAGGCTGCTGCTTTACAATATAAGATTGCAATATTTGTATTAATTCACTAACCCCATGTAATGTGAACCAATAAATAGCATGAAACTATTCAAAATCCATTAAAATATATACACAAAACTGAAAAGGGTGTACCAAAAATTACCAGCTTCAGAAGGAGGGAGGGGCTTAGAGGGAAACTTGGCAACAGGCTTAGCCGGTTGAGCTTGAGCCTTAGCTGGAGCTTTCTTAGGAGCAGCAGCAACCGGAGCAGCCTGTTTCTGAGCAATGAACAAACTTGGATCCTCTGCATCATCACCCAAAAGATCAAATGGATTTAAAGTTGCCATTTTTTCACTCTTTTCTTGAATGTATATATAGAGATACAAATATATGTATTAGAAAATTGAAAATCCCTAAAAATTAGAACCCATGGAAATGGATTATGAGAAAGATATTGTAGGTTGAAGAATGTAGAGAGATGAAAAGTTGGGAACTTGTGAAAACGCTAAAAAATGCGGCAGATAATTGAGGGAAGTGAAGTGAAGCTAATCTTAAAAACCCTAGCGAATAGAGATTCTATGAGGGGAAGGTTCAATGTATGTATATAATGGGAGTGGGCTTTTGTTGTTTTGTGTAGTTTTTTGGGCTTTCTTTTCATCTTTCATAAATGGTTAGAATTGTTTGGGCTTATTAAATTGTTACTTTGCTTATGACTTACGCTTtctaaaatttccattttctacTAATTTATTACTCCTTTTAGAGATTGGACAAAAAAAagggattgttacacaaatagccggccagattcaatgtttactttttctagccggtatacatagattatatagtATTAATTATACACAGTTAATAATAtgttatacatataatatacatccGTAAGCTATTTTTAGTTGAAGAGATAGGGtgggcggctatttgggttaatttttcaaaaaaaaaaattactcctTTTAGAGGAAAAAACGATCAAACATATTTAACCATTAATTTACCTTTTGCGATTACTTAATAGTTTTTTCTTGAAATTTTTTCACAGGATAAAATTCAATGACCAAACGAGTTTTACTTCTGAATAAAATTCTTTGAGAAGGAGAGCAGATTTCATCCATTTGGGCACAAGTGCAGAGCCTGGTGCTGGGAAACAGGCCCATGTAAGAAGAAGCTCAGCGAATATCATATCCATAGTGCCGCATTTCATTAAAAGATCATATTAGCATATTCTTCCAAAAAACAGAAAGAATAAAAAAGGGAAATTATCAGTTATGTCAGTCCATAAGTATATTAGTATAACAATTagccaattcataaaatattatcaatattagtcaattagctatttgtagctaacaaatatcaaatttttgctttcttttgaatgAATATTGTTGGAATAGATTGGATAcatcttaaggaatttaaattTCAATTTTGGAATGATTTTGGTAGAGTAAATCTCAAATTTGGAATGATTTTGGTAGAATTTTGAGgtagtttgaattgaaaattcgaagtagaaaatgaacatggaaaaagatgatatgtgtatcatttgtgtatcacatatgtatcatatttgtatcaaatgtgtatcacatgtatatccatgtgtgagatacatgcgtgatacatatTTGGCACATGTGTCacagaagaattttttgaactcaattttaactacgaattttgatactaaatcaatccaaatcacctccaatcttcctcaaattttgtatatttactcgtctatatatttttaatgagTTTCAACCATATCCATTGAAAACGCTCCCTTATATATCATCACCTTGTTTGCTTCCCCATCCATGAAATTTTCTTttcgtcttgcatctaatgttgttgATCACGCTAAAAGATATGCAAGGAGATCTTTGCGTGCGATTCTTCGTGTCATGACCCAAGATTGACGTGACCGGCACTCGGCACACTACTCGACCTGAGCGAACCAAACCCATATACAACTCCTCTCTTACATGCATGCGGAAGCCTTTTGaaacataaatatttttaaacaatAAAATCTATGTATGAAACTTAACCTTTGAAATGATTCTTTTCATTAAACAAAAGGCATAAATGTAATTGTTCATTCATGCATGTCATATGAGTACTCATAACTTACAACCCAAAAGAATAAACTATTATTGTCTATGAAATCTCTATGACACAGAATGAATATAGTCAACCGAGACAAGTCCCAATGACCCAAAAGCATAAAATAAATGTTATCCCACGATAGTGAGAGTAGAGCCTCACTAAAAGTATCAACTGGAAATGTGGAGTTGTCCTATCCACGGGGCTCGCACTTCTTAGGACTGGTGCCCGAAAATAGAGGTTATGTCTTTTGTACACTTCGTACCTTAGCATAACTTCCACTTATTCATTCAAGCATCTTTACATAATTACCATGTATATCTACATTCGTTATCAACAATTAATGTCATTCATGTTTCTTTGGTTACTCGAAAATGCGCTTTGATACTCTATATATGTTGTCTGCAAGCTCATGTGACGTGATTATGACTACAACCTGTCATATCAAGTGTCCATCTAGTCCACATCAACTTTCAATATCCAGTTATAAAAATCTTTGGATATAAGCTTCTTTAGTCGACTTGAAACTATTATATTTACTCAACTAGACTTTACTTTTTTGTATTCTTCTTGTCTTTCACAATGGTGGACGTGATATTATAGGATAGCCCTTTTCCTCAAGCAGTTTCAACTATATACTAGGGTCATGCCCTCTCAAGGTGCAGTTATTCTTTGCGGTAGCACAAACTTCTTATGATTTTCCTATGCATCACGACAACGTTCAATGAGATTCTCGTCTTATCTTCCTTCAAACAGTCATTAGTTCTTGGATAACAACTACTATCCATTATAGCAATATTCGATTTGAACCCATTTTATTTCATTCCCAATCTTTCCTATTATATTCATATCAAGAGTCACCAAACACTTTCTCGACTACTCCTTTAGTATTTAGCGTCATTACTTACTCACCGCTCTCCTTCGTAAATCATGTCGGAATTTTGATACAAATC
The DNA window shown above is from Nicotiana tomentosiformis chromosome 8, ASM39032v3, whole genome shotgun sequence and carries:
- the LOC104091013 gene encoding RGG repeats nuclear RNA binding protein A; this encodes MATLNPFDLLGDDAEDPSLFIAQKQAAPVAAAPKKAPAKAQAQPAKPVAKFPSKPLPPSEAVRESRYEGQRGGRGGPRGGGRGRGGRGRGFNQDVADGENTLGNNNGFSGVYKAPEDGESGRTFERRGGGYGGPRGGFRGGRRGGFNNEEGGEGDRPRRVYDRRSGTGRGNDFKREGAGRGNWGTPTDEIAPETEEPAAEGEKIVDSEKPAGEEDAGDAKKDSSVAEPEEKEPEEKEMTLEEYEKLLEEKRKALLAQKPEERKVNLDKEFESMQLLSNKKNEDDVFIKLGAEKDKRKEAVEKAKKTKSINEFLKPAEGGNYYRGRGRGGRGRGGRGGYEGNGGNNYSVEAPKIEDVGQFPSLGAK